The Cervus elaphus chromosome 12, mCerEla1.1, whole genome shotgun sequence genome includes a region encoding these proteins:
- the NR2E3 gene encoding photoreceptor-specific nuclear receptor has protein sequence MSSNVAAAVPAAVSTSRKESPGRWGLGEEPTGVGPSLQCRVCGDSSSGKHYGIYACNGCSGFFKRSVRRRLIYRCQVGAGMCPVDKAHRNQCQACRLKKCLQAGMNQDAVQNERQPRSTAQVRMDSVESETEPRLEPLATPPALGGPSSRGPTPVSAARVLGPRALTPPGHHHFMASLITAETCTKLEPEDADENIDVTGNDPEFPSSPYSSSSPCALDSIHETSARLLFMAVKWAKNLPVFSNLPFRDQVILLEEAWSELFLLGAIQWSLPLDNCPLLALPEASAGGSSQGRLVLASAETRILQETISRFRALAVDPTEFACMKALVLFKPETRGLKDPEHVEALQDQSQVMLSQHSKAHHPSQPVRFGKLLLLLPSLRFITSERVELLFFRKTIGNTPMEKLLCDMFKN, from the exons ATGAGCTCCAACGTGGCTGCAGCGGTGCCGGCGGCCGTGTCCACCTCCAGGAAGGAGTCTCCAGGCAGGTGGGGCCTGGGGGAGGAGCCGACAG GTGTGGGCCCCTCGCTCCAGTGCCGCGTGTGTGGGGACAGCAGCAGCGGGAAGCACTACGGCATCTACGCATGCAACGGCTGCAGCGGCTTCTTCAAAAGGAGCGTGAGGCGAAGGCTCATTTACAG GTgccaggtgggggcagggatgTGCCCGGTGGACAAGGCCCACCGCAACCAGTGCCAGGCCTGCCGGCTGAAGAAGTGCTTGCAGGCGGGCATGAACCAGGACG CCGTGCAGAATGAGCGCCAGCCGCGGAGCACAGCCCAGGTCCGAATGGACAGCGTGGAGTCAGAAACGGAGCCCCGGCTGGAGCCCCTGGCGACCCCCCCGGCCCTCGGAGGGCCCAGCTCTCGGGGCCCCACACCTGTGTCTGCAGCCAGAGTCCTGGGACCCCGGGCCCTCACACCTCCGGGGCACCACCACTTCATGGCCAGCCTGATAACGGCCGAAACCTGCACTAAGCTGGAGCCCGAGGATG CCGACGAGAATATCGATGTCACTGGCAATGACCCCGAGTTCCCCTCGTCCCCatactcctcctcctccccgtgTGCCCTGGACAGCATCCATGAGACGTCGGCTCGCCTGCTCTTCATGGCCGTCAAGTGGGCCAAGAACCTGCCGGTGTTCTCCAACCTGCCCTTCCGGGATCAG GTGATCCTGCTGGAAGAGGCATGGAGTGAACTCTTCCTCCTTGGAGCCATCCAGTGGTCTCTGCCTCTGGACAATTGCCCGCTGCTGGCCCTGCCCGAGGCCTCTGCTGGCGGCAGCTCTCAGGGCCGGCTGGTGCTGGCCAGTGCGGAGACTCGAATCCTGCAGGAAACCATTTCACGGTTCCGGGCACTTGCGGTGGACCCCACGGAGTTCGCCTGCATGAAGGCCCTGGTCCTCTTCAAACCAG AAACGCGCGGCCTGAAGGATCCTGAGCATGTGGAGGCCTTGCAGGACCAGTCTCAGGTGATGCTCAGCCAACACAGCAAGGCCCACCACCCCAGCCAGCCTGTGAG GTTTGGGAAATTGCTCCTGCTCCTCCCGTCTTTGAGGTTTATCACTTCTGAACGTGTTGAGCTCCTCTTTTTCCGCAAGACCATAGGGAATACTCCAATGGAGAAGCTCCTTTGTGACATGTTCAAAAACTAG